Proteins co-encoded in one Prescottella sp. R16 genomic window:
- a CDS encoding NAD(P)/FAD-dependent oxidoreductase has protein sequence MTGPQVVIVGAGHAGIQVALSLREVGHSAPITVLGRENHTPYERPPLSKAWLKDPAPLEELWFRNPSIYGDLDIDLRTGVEVEAINRRTLTVSTEQGDLPYDHLVLATGSSPRQLPIPGTELAGVHSLHTLEDAQSLVANLGPAEHIVVIGGGFIGLEVAAAARAKGKQVQVIEAGNRVMQRAVTPEVSGFFSSQHQDAGIRLTVNSFVTAILGTHGQVHGVRLADGDTLRADLVVMGVGVTPNIALAEVAGIDCDDGVTVSDVMLTSDPHVSAVGDCANFPLPDGRRIRLESVQNAAGQARTVANRLTGSPSAYQEVPWFWSEQHGYKLQMAGLTGQADTRLVLGDPDGGKFTVLCWQAGVFVGGESVNRSADHIALRRLLASGRGPTQSEAAEPDFDLKTYARLVTAKV, from the coding sequence GTGACGGGCCCGCAGGTGGTCATCGTCGGCGCCGGACACGCTGGGATCCAGGTGGCGTTGAGTCTCCGCGAAGTCGGGCACAGCGCGCCCATCACGGTGCTCGGGAGAGAGAACCACACCCCGTACGAGCGCCCGCCTCTCAGCAAGGCCTGGCTCAAGGATCCTGCGCCACTGGAAGAATTGTGGTTCCGAAACCCTTCGATCTATGGCGATCTCGACATAGATCTTCGGACTGGGGTCGAGGTCGAGGCAATCAATCGGCGCACGCTGACGGTGTCGACCGAACAAGGCGACCTCCCGTATGACCACCTCGTCCTGGCTACCGGCTCCTCACCGCGGCAACTGCCTATTCCCGGCACTGAACTAGCCGGTGTCCATTCCCTGCACACGCTCGAAGACGCACAGTCGTTGGTGGCGAACCTCGGTCCGGCCGAACACATCGTCGTGATCGGAGGTGGCTTCATCGGCCTCGAGGTCGCGGCCGCCGCGCGCGCCAAGGGTAAGCAGGTACAGGTCATAGAGGCCGGCAACCGAGTCATGCAGCGCGCGGTAACGCCGGAGGTCTCCGGCTTCTTCTCCAGCCAGCACCAGGACGCCGGGATTCGGTTGACCGTCAACAGCTTCGTCACAGCAATCCTGGGCACGCACGGACAGGTACACGGTGTGCGACTCGCCGACGGCGACACGCTCCGTGCCGACCTCGTCGTCATGGGTGTCGGAGTGACCCCGAACATCGCGCTTGCTGAGGTCGCCGGAATCGACTGCGACGACGGCGTAACGGTCAGCGACGTCATGCTGACGTCCGACCCCCACGTCTCGGCTGTGGGTGATTGTGCGAACTTCCCACTACCCGACGGGCGTCGGATTCGATTGGAGTCAGTCCAGAACGCCGCTGGCCAAGCTCGGACGGTGGCGAACCGGCTGACCGGTAGTCCTTCCGCCTACCAAGAAGTCCCATGGTTCTGGTCTGAACAGCACGGGTACAAGCTCCAGATGGCCGGCCTTACCGGGCAGGCGGACACGCGACTTGTCCTCGGGGACCCCGACGGCGGCAAGTTCACCGTACTTTGCTGGCAGGCTGGAGTGTTCGTCGGCGGCGAGTCCGTCAACCGCTCCGCGGATCACATCGCCCTGCGACGCCTTCTCGCCTCGGGCCGAGGGCCGACCCAGAGTGAAGCAGCAGAGCCCGACTTCGACCTCAAGACCTACGCCAGGCTCGTGACAGCAAAGGTGTGA
- a CDS encoding haloacid dehalogenase type II — MSILGSDRPVVVFDVLGTLVDQVGSLRRQTMAFTGCDEAAAGHVVDAWLAHVAEREREIISGGTAFVPSHVLDAEALENLAATGVLPAEAVRPLTTAAQRLEPWPDTVDGLTLLATDVTVAGLSNASRRVLTGLSDSSGMRWHQVFSAEDADTYKPDPAIYRLALSGTPTSAPPPYMVAAHAWDLRAAAKAGLRTAYVPRPGGDPPAAGDTFDLYADDLHHLHALLRA, encoded by the coding sequence ATGAGCATCCTCGGTTCCGACCGGCCCGTAGTCGTCTTCGACGTCCTGGGAACTCTCGTGGATCAGGTCGGCAGTCTGCGCAGGCAGACCATGGCCTTCACCGGTTGTGACGAGGCCGCGGCCGGACATGTCGTGGATGCGTGGCTGGCTCATGTCGCCGAGCGGGAACGCGAGATCATTTCCGGCGGCACGGCGTTCGTTCCCAGCCACGTCCTGGATGCAGAGGCGCTGGAAAACTTGGCGGCGACGGGTGTGCTGCCCGCAGAGGCGGTCCGACCACTGACCACTGCCGCACAGCGCCTGGAGCCGTGGCCTGACACCGTCGACGGCCTGACGCTACTCGCCACCGACGTGACCGTGGCAGGTTTGTCCAACGCCAGCCGACGGGTCCTGACCGGGCTGAGCGACAGTTCCGGGATGCGGTGGCACCAGGTGTTCTCGGCAGAGGACGCCGACACCTACAAGCCCGATCCAGCGATCTATCGGCTCGCGCTGTCGGGCACACCCACGAGCGCACCTCCGCCGTACATGGTCGCGGCTCACGCATGGGATCTGCGTGCTGCCGCGAAAGCAGGTCTGCGCACCGCATACGTGCCGCGGCCCGGCGGTGATCCGCCCGCGGCCGGCGACACTTTCGATCTGTACGCCGACGATCTCCACCACCTGCACGCCCTACTGCGTGCGTGA
- a CDS encoding AI-2E family transporter yields the protein MRDRGEVIGAGGMWLAKWSLCLAAIAIGAVVLGWILEKLWVIALPVLLAIVVSTVLWPPTRALTKRGMPPAGAASFTILVFFAVLGGVIALIVPSVVDQAPELTNKAVQGIQQVQDWVKGPPFNLQDDQIDTAVHAVTNKLQESGTAIASGVFSGVTTAGSMIVTLGLVLILAFFFVKDGPRFIPWLHSVGGGRAGRHLEEVLGRMWDTLGGFIRTQALVSLIDAVFIGAGLLILGVPLAPVLAILTFIGGFVPIVGAFVAGALAVLVALVANGPTTALIVLAIIIAVQQIEGNVLQPVLQSKSMKLHAVVVLLAVTAGGSLFGIVGAFLAVPVAAVAAVVIRYLGEQIDHRLERDALLDAEDAIDDEKTDTEHTESAEADDTTDEKPAARS from the coding sequence ATGCGCGATCGCGGCGAGGTGATCGGCGCCGGAGGAATGTGGCTCGCGAAGTGGTCACTGTGCCTCGCCGCGATCGCGATCGGCGCCGTCGTCCTCGGATGGATCCTGGAAAAACTGTGGGTGATCGCGCTGCCGGTGCTGCTCGCGATCGTCGTCTCCACCGTGCTGTGGCCGCCGACGCGGGCGCTCACGAAACGCGGCATGCCTCCCGCCGGCGCCGCCTCCTTCACAATTCTCGTGTTCTTCGCTGTCCTCGGCGGCGTGATCGCGCTGATCGTGCCGTCCGTCGTGGATCAGGCGCCCGAACTGACCAACAAGGCGGTCCAGGGCATCCAACAGGTACAGGACTGGGTGAAGGGCCCCCCGTTCAACCTGCAGGACGACCAGATCGACACCGCCGTCCACGCCGTCACCAACAAGCTCCAGGAGAGCGGTACCGCGATCGCGTCCGGCGTGTTCAGCGGTGTCACCACCGCCGGCTCGATGATCGTGACCCTGGGCCTCGTGCTGATCCTGGCGTTCTTCTTCGTCAAGGACGGACCCCGGTTCATTCCGTGGCTGCACAGTGTCGGCGGCGGCCGCGCCGGCCGGCACCTCGAGGAAGTCCTCGGCCGCATGTGGGACACGCTCGGCGGCTTCATCCGCACCCAGGCGCTGGTGAGTCTCATCGACGCCGTCTTCATCGGCGCCGGCCTGCTGATCCTCGGGGTGCCGTTGGCCCCGGTCCTCGCGATTCTCACGTTCATCGGTGGCTTCGTGCCGATCGTCGGCGCGTTCGTCGCCGGAGCTCTCGCGGTCCTCGTGGCACTGGTCGCGAACGGCCCGACGACCGCGCTGATCGTGCTCGCGATCATCATCGCGGTGCAGCAGATCGAGGGCAACGTCCTGCAGCCGGTGTTGCAGAGCAAGAGCATGAAACTGCACGCCGTGGTGGTGCTGCTCGCCGTCACCGCGGGCGGCTCCCTGTTCGGCATCGTCGGCGCGTTCCTCGCGGTGCCGGTCGCCGCGGTCGCCGCGGTCGTGATCCGCTACCTCGGGGAGCAGATCGACCACCGGCTCGAACGCGACGCCCTCCTCGACGCCGAGGATGCGATCGACGACGAGAAGACGGACACCGAGCACACGGAGTCGGCGGAGGCCGACGACACCACCGACGAGAAGCCCGCCGCGCGCAGCTAG
- a CDS encoding GlsB/YeaQ/YmgE family stress response membrane protein: MLIIGMILFGLLVGAAAQLIVDKSKGGIDWSLACAAGIGGSFVGGLLVSLFAGDGLALRPSGIIGSLAGAIIVTAAWSWWKSRAASSVS; the protein is encoded by the coding sequence ATGCTGATCATCGGGATGATCCTGTTCGGGCTGCTCGTCGGTGCCGCCGCCCAGCTCATCGTGGACAAGTCCAAGGGCGGAATCGACTGGAGCCTGGCGTGTGCAGCCGGTATCGGCGGCTCGTTCGTCGGCGGTCTGCTCGTCAGCCTGTTCGCCGGTGACGGCCTCGCCCTCCGCCCGAGCGGCATCATCGGCTCACTCGCCGGCGCGATCATCGTGACCGCCGCCTGGTCGTGGTGGAAATCGCGGGCCGCGTCGTCGGTCAGCTGA
- a CDS encoding 2Fe-2S iron-sulfur cluster-binding protein yields MPKVTYIAHDGRETVLAVEPGVSIMRAALNNGVSGIYAECGGETMCATCHVYVDDADLDKFPPPNEDEDEMLEATACDREHNSRLSCGLLVGDDDLVVRMPEAQR; encoded by the coding sequence ATGCCCAAGGTGACCTACATCGCTCACGACGGCCGCGAGACTGTCCTCGCCGTCGAACCCGGCGTTTCCATCATGCGTGCCGCACTGAACAACGGTGTCAGTGGCATCTATGCCGAGTGTGGTGGCGAGACAATGTGCGCCACGTGCCATGTCTATGTCGATGACGCAGATCTGGACAAGTTCCCTCCTCCGAACGAGGACGAAGACGAGATGCTCGAGGCCACCGCATGCGATCGGGAACACAACAGTCGATTGTCGTGCGGATTGTTGGTCGGCGATGACGACCTGGTGGTGCGGATGCCGGAGGCCCAACGGTGA
- a CDS encoding FMN-binding glutamate synthase family protein: protein MARWSIVVAVWVLSLATTAAMIVSSWWWLVAAVPLILLALVGTWDLTQRRHNVLRNYPILGHARYLLERIRPEIQQYFIESSTDGKPFDRETRDLVYERAKGTLAEEPFGTERDVQAVGYEFVTHSLRARFAPDTPPRVRLGGPDCTRPYDIALLNVSAMSFGSLSGNAVEALNAGAARGGFAHDTGEGGISRYHRKHGGDLIWEIASGYFGCRTPDGDFDPDQFAAKATDDQVKAISIKLSQGAKPGYGGVLPGSKVTAEIAAARGVPIGETVTSPPAHRTFDTPLGLVDFVSTLRTLSGGKPVGFKLCVGSRIEFLAICKAMRQRNITPDFVIVDGAEGGTGAGPVEFEDHMGMPLTEGLMTVHNALVGAGLRDRIKIGASGKVASGADIVKRIAQGADFTLAARAMMFAVGCIQAQKCHTNRCPVGVTTQDPARTRALDVPDKTARVHRFQQATVASAQQMIASMGLDGFDELTPSMLNRRVDGVTTRSYAEIYEWLDDGELLNHPRPEWRRDWQAADPTSFRPAATDTPA from the coding sequence ATGGCTCGCTGGTCGATCGTCGTCGCCGTCTGGGTACTGTCGCTCGCCACCACCGCCGCGATGATCGTCTCGTCGTGGTGGTGGCTCGTCGCGGCCGTCCCGCTGATCCTGCTCGCCCTGGTCGGGACGTGGGACCTGACGCAGCGGCGGCACAACGTGCTTCGCAACTATCCGATCCTCGGCCACGCCCGCTACCTGCTCGAGCGCATCCGGCCCGAGATCCAGCAGTACTTCATCGAATCCTCCACGGACGGAAAACCGTTCGACCGCGAAACACGAGACCTGGTGTACGAGAGAGCGAAAGGAACCCTCGCCGAGGAACCGTTCGGCACCGAACGCGACGTCCAGGCGGTCGGCTACGAGTTCGTCACCCACTCGCTGCGGGCCCGCTTCGCTCCCGATACTCCCCCACGAGTGCGTCTCGGCGGCCCCGACTGCACCCGCCCCTACGACATCGCCCTCCTCAACGTCTCCGCGATGAGTTTCGGATCCCTGTCCGGGAACGCCGTCGAAGCCCTCAACGCCGGGGCCGCGCGAGGCGGCTTCGCCCACGACACCGGTGAGGGCGGGATCAGCCGCTACCACCGCAAACACGGCGGCGATCTGATCTGGGAGATCGCGTCCGGCTACTTCGGCTGCCGCACCCCCGACGGCGACTTCGACCCCGACCAGTTCGCGGCGAAAGCCACCGACGACCAGGTGAAGGCAATCTCGATCAAACTGTCGCAGGGCGCCAAACCCGGCTACGGCGGCGTGCTGCCCGGCAGCAAGGTCACCGCGGAGATCGCCGCCGCGCGCGGCGTCCCGATCGGCGAAACCGTCACCTCCCCGCCCGCGCACCGGACGTTCGACACCCCACTGGGGCTCGTCGACTTCGTCTCCACCCTGCGCACCCTCTCCGGCGGCAAACCGGTCGGCTTCAAACTGTGCGTCGGCAGCCGCATCGAATTCCTCGCGATCTGCAAGGCGATGCGGCAGCGCAACATCACCCCAGACTTCGTCATCGTCGACGGCGCCGAAGGCGGCACCGGCGCCGGCCCGGTCGAATTCGAGGACCACATGGGCATGCCGCTCACCGAAGGCCTGATGACGGTCCACAACGCCCTCGTCGGTGCCGGACTGCGCGACCGCATCAAGATCGGCGCGTCGGGCAAGGTCGCGAGCGGCGCCGACATCGTCAAACGCATCGCCCAAGGCGCCGACTTCACCCTCGCCGCCCGCGCCATGATGTTCGCGGTCGGCTGCATCCAGGCCCAGAAATGCCACACCAACCGCTGCCCGGTCGGCGTCACCACCCAGGATCCGGCCCGCACCCGCGCCCTCGACGTCCCGGACAAGACGGCCCGCGTCCACCGCTTCCAACAGGCCACCGTCGCCAGCGCCCAGCAGATGATCGCGTCGATGGGCCTCGACGGTTTCGACGAACTGACCCCGTCGATGCTCAACCGCCGTGTCGACGGGGTCACCACCCGCAGCTACGCCGAAATCTACGAATGGCTCGACGACGGTGAACTGCTGAACCATCCCCGACCGGAATGGCGGCGCGACTGGCAGGCCGCCGACCCCACGTCGTTCCGACCGGCCGCTACGGACACGCCAGCTTGA
- a CDS encoding CD225/dispanin family protein, whose translation MSEPIYTAGPSEPFGAPTGYAPQPYPAQPQYQPAQYGGAPTPPPSNAGWAVATIICFWPLAFAAFNHLHSIFPKWAVGDYMGAQYASERVKTLGKIAVGVGIGLGVFAILMWIVMFAAFASAVNEIDTSTTYYR comes from the coding sequence ATGTCGGAACCGATCTACACCGCAGGACCGTCCGAACCGTTCGGCGCGCCCACCGGATACGCGCCGCAGCCGTACCCGGCGCAACCGCAGTACCAGCCGGCCCAGTACGGGGGAGCGCCCACACCGCCGCCGTCGAACGCCGGCTGGGCCGTCGCCACCATCATCTGCTTCTGGCCGCTCGCGTTCGCCGCGTTCAACCACCTGCACTCGATCTTCCCGAAATGGGCGGTCGGCGACTACATGGGCGCCCAGTACGCGTCCGAGCGGGTCAAAACACTCGGCAAGATCGCAGTGGGGGTCGGAATCGGGCTCGGAGTGTTCGCGATCCTCATGTGGATCGTGATGTTCGCGGCCTTCGCGTCGGCCGTGAACGAGATCGATACCAGCACCACCTACTACCGGTGA
- a CDS encoding bifunctional 2-polyprenyl-6-hydroxyphenol methylase/3-demethylubiquinol 3-O-methyltransferase UbiG: MADTRWQRERSASDSRDYIARFAQLDADGVDLHGEARAVDALLPRGARVLDAGCGTGRLGAELARRGHHVTGVDLDPVLVEAARETGLPVHEADLATLDLPGEQFDAIVAAGNVMIFVARGTERQVLGRLAAHLVPDGVLVTGFATDYEYTVDDLDADLAAVGLAREHRFATWDLRPWRDDAGWAVTVARKPRS, from the coding sequence ATGGCCGACACCCGCTGGCAGCGTGAACGATCCGCGTCCGACTCCCGTGACTACATCGCACGGTTCGCGCAACTCGACGCCGACGGCGTGGACCTGCACGGCGAGGCGCGGGCCGTCGACGCGCTGCTTCCGCGCGGTGCCCGCGTCCTCGACGCCGGCTGCGGCACCGGACGGCTCGGGGCCGAACTGGCCCGACGCGGCCACCACGTCACCGGCGTCGATCTCGATCCCGTCCTCGTCGAGGCGGCCCGTGAGACGGGCCTGCCGGTGCACGAGGCGGACCTGGCGACCCTCGATCTGCCCGGGGAGCAGTTCGATGCGATCGTCGCCGCCGGCAACGTGATGATCTTCGTCGCCCGCGGCACCGAACGGCAGGTGCTCGGCCGTCTCGCCGCCCACCTCGTGCCCGACGGCGTCCTCGTCACCGGGTTCGCGACGGACTACGAGTACACCGTCGACGACCTCGACGCCGACCTGGCCGCGGTCGGCCTGGCCCGCGAGCACCGGTTCGCGACGTGGGATCTGCGGCCCTGGCGCGACGACGCCGGCTGGGCCGTCACCGTCGCCCGCAAACCTCGGAGCTGA
- a CDS encoding arabinofuranosidase: MVILCVAGLVVAASGSSGAAPPPGWRYTMVAFSNTSDRDMDVYESGDGTQFQLVRPSAYRPPSGLVRDPSIFRHTDGLYYVTYTTVDGANIGFARSSDRINWTPMGNYPVPFCCAFLPGTGDGTGSASPPGSSGSAGFKDGPSLSPFTTKAWAPEWFVDGDRVDVILSMSTGGGFVPYLMTALDSSLQSWSLPVPLAGIGADHIDTTVVKVGSTYHAFTKNETKKVVEHAVASSATGPYSFVPTGNWGTLVEGPAVVQLPNGAWRVYLDAYTEGKYLYSDSTDGMSTWSPVQELPGLSGTVRHVGVMWEPA, encoded by the coding sequence ATGGTGATTCTCTGTGTCGCGGGCTTGGTGGTCGCGGCGTCGGGGAGCAGTGGCGCCGCACCGCCGCCGGGCTGGCGATACACGATGGTGGCGTTCAGCAACACCAGCGACCGCGACATGGATGTGTACGAGTCGGGGGATGGCACCCAGTTCCAACTGGTCCGACCGTCGGCCTACCGGCCACCGTCAGGGCTTGTCCGTGACCCGAGCATCTTCCGGCACACGGACGGGCTCTACTACGTCACCTATACGACGGTGGACGGGGCGAACATCGGCTTCGCGCGCAGCAGTGACCGCATCAACTGGACGCCCATGGGGAACTATCCGGTCCCGTTCTGCTGCGCCTTCCTGCCGGGGACGGGAGACGGCACGGGTTCGGCGAGCCCGCCGGGATCCTCCGGGTCGGCCGGATTCAAGGACGGGCCGTCGCTGTCGCCGTTCACCACGAAGGCCTGGGCACCCGAATGGTTCGTGGACGGCGACCGCGTCGACGTCATCCTGTCGATGTCGACCGGCGGAGGATTCGTGCCGTATCTGATGACGGCGTTGGATTCGTCGCTCCAGTCGTGGAGCCTGCCTGTTCCGCTCGCCGGCATCGGAGCCGACCACATCGACACCACCGTGGTCAAAGTCGGATCGACCTATCATGCGTTCACCAAGAACGAGACGAAGAAGGTCGTCGAACATGCGGTTGCCTCGTCGGCGACAGGACCCTATTCCTTTGTACCGACCGGAAATTGGGGAACGCTGGTGGAGGGCCCAGCCGTTGTCCAGTTGCCGAACGGCGCCTGGCGGGTATACCTCGACGCCTACACCGAAGGAAAATATCTCTACTCCGACAGCACGGACGGGATGAGTACGTGGTCGCCTGTGCAAGAGCTTCCAGGTCTGTCCGGGACGGTGCGCCACGTCGGTGTGATGTGGGAGCCGGCATGA
- a CDS encoding MDR family MFS transporter, with translation MSASETRGTGAAEQVADAPMTHPQRIQALIGLLLGMFVAFLSSTIVSNALPTIITDLHGTQDQYTWVVTATLLASTATTPIWGKFSDMVSKKMLVQLALVIFTIGSVLAGLSQSVALLIGARAVQGLGLGGLQALVVIVIATMFSPRERGRYQGPMAGVMSIATVAGPLIGGVIVDTSWLGWRWTFFVGVPLAVIALLVIQRTLNLPVVRKNVSIDYMGALFIASGVSTLLIWVTLAGKNFDWASGVSFGLVALGVALLALAIFTETKAKDPIIPLRLFKDRTTALATLASVAVGIALFGGAVFLGQYFQIARGYSPTAAGLLTLPMVIGSMLSSAISGSLITKFGRWKGFLVGGAIMMTVGFFLLSTIDHATDMGVLGVFLFILGIGMGLTMQNLVLAVQNTVSPADLGSASSVVSFFRSLGGAAGVSILGAVLSSHVADLTIKGLTAAGVDMSQAGGSGAGLSNLKELPGPIADIVRGAYGDATARIFLISGIVSLLSLAAILFIKEVALRTFSADEQRRAEAAGEDIDAELAEIVQGDPILVDPDPIADRERHERR, from the coding sequence ATGAGCGCATCCGAAACGCGGGGGACCGGGGCAGCCGAACAAGTAGCGGATGCGCCGATGACGCACCCCCAGCGCATCCAGGCACTGATCGGTCTGCTCCTGGGCATGTTCGTGGCGTTCCTGTCGTCGACGATCGTCTCCAACGCGCTGCCGACGATCATCACCGATCTGCACGGCACCCAGGACCAGTACACGTGGGTCGTCACCGCGACGTTGCTGGCGTCCACCGCGACGACGCCGATCTGGGGCAAGTTCTCCGACATGGTCAGCAAGAAGATGCTGGTCCAGTTGGCGCTGGTGATCTTCACGATCGGCTCGGTGCTCGCCGGCCTGTCGCAGTCGGTTGCCCTGCTCATCGGGGCTCGCGCCGTCCAGGGTCTGGGTCTCGGTGGTCTGCAAGCGCTGGTCGTCATCGTCATCGCGACGATGTTCAGCCCGCGTGAACGTGGCCGCTACCAGGGTCCGATGGCCGGCGTCATGTCCATCGCCACCGTCGCGGGCCCGCTGATCGGCGGCGTCATCGTCGACACCAGCTGGCTCGGGTGGCGCTGGACGTTCTTCGTCGGCGTCCCGCTCGCGGTGATCGCACTGCTCGTCATCCAGCGCACCCTCAATCTTCCGGTCGTCCGCAAGAACGTCAGCATCGACTACATGGGCGCACTGTTCATCGCGTCCGGTGTCAGCACGCTGCTGATCTGGGTGACGTTGGCGGGCAAGAACTTCGATTGGGCATCGGGCGTCTCCTTCGGTCTCGTCGCACTCGGCGTGGCGCTGTTGGCGCTCGCGATCTTCACCGAGACCAAGGCCAAGGATCCGATCATCCCGCTGCGCCTGTTCAAGGACCGCACCACCGCGCTGGCGACCCTCGCGAGCGTCGCGGTCGGCATCGCCCTCTTCGGCGGCGCGGTGTTCCTGGGCCAGTACTTCCAGATCGCCCGCGGCTACTCGCCGACCGCGGCCGGCCTGCTGACGCTGCCCATGGTCATCGGGTCGATGCTGTCGTCGGCGATCTCCGGATCGCTCATCACCAAGTTCGGCCGCTGGAAGGGGTTCCTCGTCGGCGGCGCGATCATGATGACGGTCGGCTTCTTCCTGCTCTCGACGATCGACCACGCCACCGACATGGGTGTGCTCGGGGTGTTCCTGTTCATCCTCGGCATCGGCATGGGCCTGACCATGCAGAACCTGGTGCTGGCGGTGCAGAACACGGTCAGCCCGGCCGACCTGGGTTCGGCCAGCTCGGTGGTGTCGTTCTTCCGCTCGCTCGGTGGCGCGGCCGGCGTCTCGATCCTCGGCGCGGTCCTCTCCAGCCACGTCGCCGATCTGACGATCAAGGGTCTGACGGCGGCCGGGGTGGACATGAGCCAGGCGGGTGGTTCGGGTGCCGGACTGTCCAACCTCAAGGAACTGCCGGGCCCGATCGCGGACATCGTCCGCGGCGCCTACGGCGACGCGACCGCACGGATCTTCCTGATCTCGGGCATCGTCTCGCTGCTCAGCCTGGCCGCGATCCTCTTCATCAAGGAGGTCGCCCTCCGCACCTTCAGCGCCGACGAGCAGCGTCGCGCCGAAGCGGCCGGGGAGGACATCGACGCCGAACTCGCCGAGATCGTCCAGGGTGATCCGATCCTGGTGGACCCGGATCCGATCGCGGACCGAGAGCGACACGAACGGCGATGA
- a CDS encoding MarR family winged helix-turn-helix transcriptional regulator — MNADPITELESELVDMWRRGRIQTRERARAIDPKLDPACYPLLTILARGDAVPMSELVSDLGIEKSTLTRQIDAVVRLGLVERRPDPHDARARLVALTEPGRARLTALRESTIAEWRERLSRWDPADVRQLTMLLHRLAMSVNREEPVDR, encoded by the coding sequence ATGAACGCGGATCCGATCACGGAGCTCGAATCGGAACTGGTCGACATGTGGCGGCGTGGGCGCATCCAGACGCGGGAACGGGCCCGTGCGATCGACCCGAAACTCGATCCGGCCTGCTATCCGCTGCTGACGATCCTGGCGCGCGGTGACGCGGTCCCGATGTCGGAACTGGTGTCGGATCTGGGGATCGAGAAGTCGACGTTGACCCGGCAGATCGATGCCGTCGTCCGGCTCGGTCTCGTCGAACGTCGTCCGGATCCGCACGACGCGCGGGCGCGGTTGGTGGCGCTGACCGAGCCCGGCCGCGCCCGGTTGACGGCGTTGCGGGAGTCGACGATCGCGGAGTGGCGGGAGCGGCTGTCGCGCTGGGATCCTGCCGACGTGCGGCAGTTGACGATGTTGCTGCACCGGCTCGCGATGTCGGTGAACCGGGAAGAGCCCGTCGACAGATAG
- the ychF gene encoding redox-regulated ATPase YchF, producing MSLTLGIVGLPNVGKSTLFNALTKNDVLAANYPFATIEPNVGLVELPDPRLNKLAEIFGSERILPATVSFVDIAGIVKGASEGAGLGNKFLANIREADAICQVVRVFADDDVVHVDGRVDPASDIEVIETELVIADMQTLEKALPRLEKDAKKNKDLKPLHEEALKAQEILNEGKTLFSAKDKLDFGLLRELHLLTTKPFLYVFNADEAVLTDDAKVAELRASVAPADAVFLDAKVEHELLELDEEDRQEMLDSIGQSEPGLHALARTGFHTLGLQTYLTAGPKEARAWTIHKGDTAPQAAGVIHTDFERGFIKAEVVSFDDLSEAGSMNAAKAAGKVRMEGKEYIMQDGDVVEFRFNV from the coding sequence GTGAGCCTTACCCTCGGAATCGTCGGACTTCCCAACGTCGGCAAGTCGACCCTTTTCAACGCGCTGACCAAGAACGACGTGCTCGCCGCGAACTACCCGTTCGCCACGATCGAGCCCAACGTGGGCCTGGTGGAGCTGCCGGATCCGCGGCTGAACAAGCTCGCCGAGATCTTCGGTTCCGAGCGCATCCTCCCCGCCACCGTGTCGTTCGTCGACATCGCCGGCATCGTCAAGGGTGCCTCCGAAGGGGCGGGCCTGGGCAACAAGTTCCTCGCCAACATCCGTGAGGCCGACGCCATCTGCCAGGTGGTCCGCGTGTTCGCCGACGACGACGTCGTGCACGTCGACGGCCGCGTCGACCCGGCATCCGACATCGAGGTCATCGAGACCGAACTCGTGATCGCCGACATGCAGACCCTCGAGAAGGCGCTGCCGCGGCTCGAGAAAGACGCGAAGAAGAACAAGGACCTCAAGCCGCTGCACGAGGAAGCGCTGAAGGCGCAGGAGATCCTCAACGAGGGCAAGACCCTGTTCTCCGCCAAGGACAAGCTGGACTTCGGGCTGCTGCGCGAACTGCACCTGCTCACCACCAAGCCGTTCCTGTACGTATTCAACGCCGACGAGGCCGTCCTCACCGACGACGCGAAGGTCGCCGAACTGCGCGCCTCCGTCGCCCCCGCCGACGCCGTCTTCCTCGACGCCAAGGTGGAACACGAACTCCTCGAACTCGACGAGGAGGACCGCCAGGAAATGCTCGACTCCATCGGCCAGTCCGAACCCGGCCTCCACGCCCTCGCCCGCACCGGCTTCCACACCCTCGGCCTCCAGACCTACCTGACGGCCGGCCCCAAGGAAGCCCGCGCCTGGACCATCCACAAGGGCGACACCGCCCCCCAGGCCGCCGGCGTCATCCACACCGACTTCGAACGCGGCTTCATCAAAGCCGAAGTCGTCTCCTTCGACGACCTCTCCGAAGCCGGCTCCATGAACGCCGCCAAAGCCGCCGGCAAGGTGCGCATGGAAGGCAAGGAATACATCATGCAGGACGGGGATGTTGTGGAGTTCCGGTTCAACGTCTAG